The Anas platyrhynchos isolate ZD024472 breed Pekin duck chromosome 8, IASCAAS_PekinDuck_T2T, whole genome shotgun sequence region GTGGGAAACCCTGAGCTCAGCACTGCCTGCCTGACAGGGAAGTCATGGCTTTTATGTTCCAGCCTTGTCTTGCTGTAGTGTGATTTCCAGTCAGGTGCTGATTTCTTTAATACAGTCAGTGACATAGTGTGATCTGTAGCACTTTAGAAGTGTTTCTTGCAAGGTTTCCACAGATGCCACcacagcctgtgctgtgctgtggcagctCTCTCTGACAGAAAAAGCTCCCGTGTTTGTGCTGCCTCACTCCTGCTGTGGAAAACTATGGAGGCATTTTACACACAAACTTTTCTGGCCATTTAGAAGAGAGATTCATTGACCCTATCCTAGCAATGACTTCCCTGCTTGTCACCCATTCTGGAAAGTTTGGGGCTGAACTGGGAACAGCTAGTTTGGCTCCCTGCTAAAAGGTGCAGCAACCCAAGAGAAATTTTGCAGTCAATATCGCACCACTGTGACTGCCAGGTTTTTTAAGGAACAGACTTAATAGCATGAGATGCTATTCACCTAGCTGTTCTCTGCAACAGCCCTCCCAAACACTCAGATAAGCCACAGATCTCaccagtatgtttttttttttttttttttttttttttttttaccctggtGTTTATTGTACCAGTCACATCTCAGGTCTTCAGAGCCAAATATCTGCCAGTTACTTTTAGGTTGCTTTTCAACAACTTTGTAAAAACCATCTGCTAAAAATCACAAGGGCTTTTGATCATACTTTATTTCCAAGGGCAGGAAGATACAAACAGAAAGCTACCCTGGAGTCCACCTTGTCCAGGTCTAACTTTCCTTCCCATCTCCACAGCAGTGTgagatgagagcagagcagctgggaaaCAGCTTGTTCACTTCACTGCCCATTATGTCTGACAAGCCTGTGATAAACTTGGAACAAGCCTCCTTGATCTGACACctccccttcttccctcccttgcCTGCAGCAATAAATTCAAGCACAAATTCATCCTACTCCCACAGGAAGCTGCATGCTCCTCAATACAGAGAATCAGATGAGGATGGATGAGAGGTCTCGGAGCTCTTCCAGGGAGTCTCGTAAGAGAAACAGAGAGCCCCTGGCTACACGGAAGAAACGAGAGAagagggagagcagcagagaagccaacaaagaaacaggagatgtagaacaggagaaaaaaaaggagatcaAGAGCATTGCAGGGACTGATGGTCGGGTGCACACATCCACGGTGGTGGATGTGGATGATGTGATATCTGATGAAGAAATGGAGGCAATGATGTTGCTGGACAGCGAGCGTCATGAAGAAGGTATGGCTTATAGAAGGGAAGGGGCAGAAAACTGTGTGGGTCACAGTGTGACTTTGCTTTCTGCACAGTGAGTGTTGCCACGCTCACCTTGCACGGCTGTGTAGTTATTCTCAAGATGGATAGCCAGCCAGCCTCCCAGCCAACTTCTACAGTCAGTACAGGAAGATCAGCACTGCCTAGCAAAGCAATGAACTTTGCAACCAGCACTTACATCCCCAGAATCCATTTTGCTTCAGCTCACTAATCCCCAATTCTATTCTTGTTCATAATTTTCTGGCTTGCCCTTCTTTAGGTGGACACGGATAGCTTTACAGCAGAGTTCTTAGGGCCATGAACTTATAGCTCCCTTCTAGATAACCCTTGAGAACAGCTCCTCTTCTCTGGAATGGGACTAAAATTGTCCTCAGGATATTTTGGATGCCCCTGATAGAGAGGGGTACTTACAGGCTGTGTGTGTTGAAAGCTACCTCTTATTTGCAATCCTTCTCTTTGTCATTAGCTTGTCTTTCTAAATATGCTTCTGGGATCCCAGCTCAGCCAGCAAGTTGCCCATTCTGAGCCTTCCAACACTGCTTGGTAGCCACAGGCCTTCAAGCTGAAAAGTGCTCTTTAGTAAAGGCACCGTGGGGAAGTGTGGCTCCATTGCTGTCAGTAATGCAGAGATAAAATTTGTCAGTCTGTCCTGGCAGCTCTTGGCCCCCTGAGACAGgaactgttttttaaacacagatcCAGAGAGTGCCAAATGGTTCAAACATGCCAGGTCTAGGCAAAGGATGACACTGACATTTATCTGTGCAGGCAGTTGCCAGGCTATCAGTATTCTGGGAACTGTCCTCTCCTAACTCAACCATGTTGGATTTGATTTCTCCCTAGGTATAAAGTCACCAGGTCTCGGCATCTGCGAGTGGCTGCTGACTATCTTGTCTTTCCTGTTCATCGTAATGACCTTCCCCATTTCTGTCTGGTTCTGCATGAAGGTGAGAACAGGCACAGTGCCTCTTTACATGTGGTATTCAGTGCCTGGTGTGGATGTGCCCCGCTGGTACATATTGGCATAAAGCTTTGGCTTAAGttcctgtttttaaacaaattgcAGGTCTGTTCACTTTTAAACACAACCTTCAGCCTACCCAGTTCAGAGATGGCTGCATTGCAGCAGCAGGGTAAATAGGTTTTGCATTACAATTTTAGAGAGATTGATCTCCCAGTTAATAGCAGatttcccctcttcctccagTTTTCTCAGATTTATAGCATGGCAACAAGTAGACgtatttttattactgcttctcaggaaatggaaaatttaaGCTCAGGGTGTTCAAGTTCAGCCAGCCTAGAAGGAAGCAGAGTGCTGGCCTCATCCTGGGAAATCCTGGGAAGCTCTAGCACAGGCTGCCTGCTCCTACCAAATCTCAGGCTGCTCCTCCACTGCTTGTGCATGAGCCAAGCAGCAGTTTTGGGCCAGGCTCTCCGCTGGGGTAAAGGGACTTGGTGACAGGAGACTccagcagctctcagcctgCTGAAACCCTCCCTTTGCAGGGCTTTACCAGAGCACACGTCTTCCCACACAGACTGTTCAGACTTCTTTTGCCAATCCTTTGCCTTCCCCTCCAGCCTAGCTTTTGTCTCCCTCTGCAGGTAGTGCGGGAGTACGAGAGAGCCATCGTTTTCCGCCTTGGGCGTCTCCTTCCTGGCAGAGCCAGAGGACCTGGTAAGTAAGATGCTCATTGAGCTGCCCCCAGCCATGTCACTCCTCTTCATCATGCTTTACCAAAGCTCACTTGGTGTGCCTTCCAAACAGGTACAACTGGACAGTAAACAGTATGTCTTTGGTCCTTCTTCTTGGGTTCAGTAGTTTCTAACAGCTTTTCCCAGTACAGAAACAGCCTCACAATTGGAGCCCATATATTGCTGGTCTTCTGTAGTTCTGCATGCTgacccttccccagctccccagagtAGAGGAGGCAATTTCTGTGGTTCTGATGATCAccagctgcctttcttttcctccacaggccttttcttttttcttccctgcctgGACACATATCACAAGGTGGACCTCCGCCTCAAAACCCTAGAGATCCCCTTCCACCAGGTATGACTGCCACCCCTTCTCTGTATTAATTCTTGGGTCTCTTTATCATTGTGACAGTTCCAATTTTGCATTGCTATTAAGAAAGTGATGGCTTCAGATAGCGATCCTGGAGCCAGGTCACGAAGGACCAATCCCTTGGCCATAAGGTTCTGCTTAACACTGCCCGTGCTTCAGATCTCACTGCAGATCTTCCACTAGGCCTTCTTTGCAAAGCCCTAGCTCCTGGAATCCAGTGAGTGAATGAGAAGTCCCCCTTAACTCCCTGCTGCTATACTTCCAGCCTTCATGGCTGCATGGAGAAGTTTGAAAAAGTGTCTCAAAGTAACCCTAACACTTCAGAAAATGGAAAGCCAAAAATTCACCatagtatttgtttttatttatttttatttatgttttaaaaccaCTGCGTTACAAATTTAGAGATTCAATCCCATTCAATTTCACAAGCTTTAGTGGTAACATATACCAATAGGAAGTGGCTGGGCCAAAGCTattggaccttttttttttttttttttttaacccaccACACTGAGGGGTACATACAGCAGGGACAGAAGCACAGACTTTACAGCCTTACAGGGGTGTTCCTCAATGAGGCTACTCTCTTCCTGTACAAGcctgaaaaggagaaagggcAGAATCCTTGCTGCTAACCCTGGAAGCTGCAACCTCCCTAGCCACAGTCCCCCAGGCTTAAGCTCTAATAGCCCCTCTTTTCCTTCTAGGACCTGTTCTCTGTGCCGTTGCCTTTATCTGGTACCCACGCTGTACAGCAAATCCTTGTGGTGATGGTACTGAGCAGCACTGAGCACACACCACAGAACAGGACTGGACtaggcagcagtgggcaggGAATCACAGAGTAGGACGTTCACCTGCTCACAGTTCCTAACTCAGTACCCAAACTGAGGAGGCAGACACGGTGATGCTCTGCAGGGAACTGAGATTTGGAGGTTATATAGTTTCCCCCCAAGGTCAGAAAGTAGTAGAGGTGGAAATGACAAAGATTTAACCATCCAGCTAGTCTCCCTCATTCCCCGAGTcatgcatttttctctgctacctTAAAGTTGTCAGAACCAGCTCTATCTCCCCTAACATCTTTTTAGGTGGTGACTAAAGACATGGTTACCTTGGAGATAGATGCTGTCTGCTACTACCGTTTGGAGAATGCCTCTCTTCTCCTCACCACCCTGACCGGCGTCTCCAGTGCCATCCAGCTGCTGGTACAGACCACCACGAAGCGCCTCCTGGCACATCGAGCCTTCTCTGAACTTCTCTTGGAGAGAAAGAGCATCAGCCAGGAGATAAAGGTGCTTCAGCAGGGGGGAGAGGGCAGAGCAAGGGCTGAATTCAGGCTCCGCTAGGAAGCTCAGAGCATAATCAGTCCTCCTAAATCACAGACACTATTTTCCAGAAGGGTTTAATAACAATGTGTCTCCTTCACAGAAAAATGggagtttttaaaaattatttttaattttcagtcattttaggGGAAGAATTTACAGAGTGGGTCCCACAGGCATGTGTGTGTAGTAGCAAACATTACGGTGTGAGGGGCAAGAAGGAACCTTTTGATCACCTTCATCAGTGCTTTGCAGTATCCAAGCTTCAGTACTTAGCCCAGAGAGGAAATGCTCATGGGAACTGCCTTCTGCTCCCTCAGTGAGATGCCGTAAGCTCTGAACACATGggatctccagcagcagctctctgtgGCCATGCCACGCAGACATGATGATACCAGTCAGCAGCTGCGTGTTTCCTACGGAACTGATTTGCTTCCACAGTCAACACAGAAAGTACTGGTTAAATCTTGCTAAAACCCCAGGGCAAATACAAATCAGAAGTGagggaaataattttatttctgagggTTCTCAAGCAATAGCACACACAATCTAATGAATATCTTGAATTAACACCCCTGCACTAACTCCCTTTGAGGGGTCTGGACAAGGGCCGGTGTTCTCCCTGTGCTCAGAAATATTCTCTTCTTCACAGGTGGCTTTGGATGCGGTCACAGGCCTCTGGGGCATCAAAGTGGAGAGAACAGAAATGTAGGTAGGAAATGCTGGTGCAGGCAGCATCCCTGGCCTTTTGCAAGTACCCATCTTGCCCTGCTCACGTTTCTTTAGCTCTGGCTCTTTCCCTGCAGCCAttctgcagcagggagagccTCACCCCTTGTCTCTCTGTCCTCCCTTCCCTTTGCAGCCTCTGCCTCATGTAAAACTTCCAATGTGCAAAGCTGGTGCTCACTCCTGCactggcaggcagggcaggatcCATAGCTAGGATCTCATCACCActtcactgctgctgcaggcagaatTTGCAGCCAGTTCTGGTAGCCCAACAGTCACAGTGAGCACCAAGCCTCTAGATCAAAGGCCTCGGTGTCTTAGCACTGGTTGGGATTCCAGCCTGAAAGTTTAAAAACCAGACTGGAAAATTAGGATGGGAATGGAGGTAGGAGGCTAAAGAGAGACAGCCAAAGGGGGACAGCACTGCAGAGGCTGACAGACAACATCCCAAGCCTCCAACTGACTGTTCAGGGCTGCAAGGTGAGCCGAGAGCCCAGCTCATCCCTGTCCCTTACCACCACAGCAACAACGTGCAGCTGCCTGCTGAAGTCCGGCAGTCCCTGGCGGTGGAAGCAGAGGCCCAGAGGCAGGCCAAAGTGCGGGTAAGCCAACCCTGAAGACCTCTTAACTCCTTCCAAAGCatccctccttcctttcccatACCTGGTTTGAGGTTCTTGGAACATGCCACACTAGGGTACAGCTCAGGGAAGGTCTGGTCAAGATCTCCAGATCCCGTTTAAGAGCTGTGTCTAGCAAAGGGAGCTGGAGCAAGAGCAAGGGCCCGACCAGTGGAGTCCCAGATCTGGTACCTAGCCTATGGGTGGGACAGAAGGACACAAGAGATCTGGGGTTATCCCTGGCCCACAATGCTTATAGGAATCTCTTCCTCCTCAGTGTTTCCTTCTGCCTTAGGGACCCAGCCAGGTGACCTCCCTCTGTAATAAACAGTCCTTGCCCCCTTTGTGCCCCcctcacaaaaatatttatttaggtgATTGCTGCTGAGGGGGAAAAGGCTGCTTCTGAGTCCCTGCGCATGGCAGCTGAGATCCTATCGagtgcccctgctgctgctcagctccgTTACCTTCATGCCCTGCACTCCCTTGCTGCAGAGAAGCCTGCTGCCTTCATCTTGCCCCTGCCTTTGGACCCCATGAATCTGATCTCTCCAGCTACCCACAGCTCTCCGGGAGCGAGCAGCCTCACCACAGACACCACAAAACTCCCAGAAGGTGTGAAAGACAAGAAGGACTCCCCCATGCTCTAGGAGTTGTCCCAGAAAAGGCTGCCACAGCCTGTGGTCAATCGTTCTCAGAGAGGAGCAACAAAGCTGATCTACGGGCAGCCTACCAGCAGGTACTGGcctggaggcaggaggggaggcagcCAGGCCTGTAATATAAAGTAGATTGTACGTGGAAGAAGCTTCTACTTGTtttgggaagggaaaaatatgGAGCAtgaggagcagggctggtgccTGTGTGAGCAGGGGATTGAGGGAAAAGGGTTGTCATCCCTTCCCTTTCACCTGACCCTGACACCCGGGGTCCGGGCCATCCTGCTGTGTTTTCACACCCCCATCCCCAAACTGACGACCCGTCTCTCACTCATGACATTAGTTACAGGGAATTAAGGTGCAGAAAGCCCCACACTGGGATAAAAGGGGCAGGCTCAAGCTGCCCCACAGGAGGGACTTATCAGAGGCATTGGTTTCCTGTGGTTCTGTCCTTACAGTCAGACTCTTTGGGATTTCCCTTCTGCActgttggctttcttttttaaagaaaagcaagtcctaCAGCTGGGTGGTAAAACAAGCCAAGGCAGAAGTGCTTGCACAGGGGCACGTTCCTCCTTATAGCCCATCTCCGTGTGCTGTGTCCAGGGAAGTTGGGAGCGCTCGGGTGGTACAGAAGGGATCCTTTTTCCCTCCGTCTGAACGGGTGATGGGGTGACAACGCCAGAGAGGCAGGGGTGGAAGCCCGACAACTGGGGGAACGGGAAAGGACTTAACACACGGGGAATTTGGAAGGTGCTGCCAGCCTGGCTCTCCTGCAAGGGACAAGAGAGAAGGGTCCTGTCCGTGGCGTACTCTTGGATATAGGATTTCACATCAGCACCTGtgcacatatacatacacacacggGCAACCAAGGTGTTTAGTTAGCTCTAGTAccaaaaaaggaggaaaagaaggaaagggcaGCATTTATAGTTTGGCACTTTTCAGCTGTGCAGAGGGAaggcaggctgtgctgctgcttgcttccACTGGGTGGCGAGGCAGGACAAGATCTGAACTTGTGGGCATCTGCTTCCAGTAGGACTGTCTGAAAATATGAGGTGATCCATTTAGCCAACTACCACCGGGCTGAGAAGTGGGAATCCAGCacgaagccagcagagagcctTGAGAACAGCAATactcaacaaacaaacaaacaaacaaaaaccaaacagtgATACTTTTGCCCACTGCAGCAATCTTGCTAAACTCTACATGCAGGAAGTCCTCAAAATTCTTATAAAATCTGCCCAAAGCTATTTGAAATAGCCAGGGACCTACACATACTGTAAGCCTTTCCCTTGAAGGATATGGGGTTGAAAGAAATACCATGCACTTCGTTATCGCCAAGACAGAAGGCATTTTGTGGCCCTTAATCGCCCACCCAGCAGTTTCTCATCACACGTGCCTAGCAGGGGTAGCCCAGCCAGTCTGTCACTCTTGTATTTTCACTCATTTTTTCCAGTCTCTCTGCCTGCTGGTAAGACACACACTTGGCACCTACCATTTGTAATATTTCTGTTAAATGCAGCTGTGTCCCACGGATGGCCAGCAGGTACTGGCTTAACACTTCTGCAAGGGACAAGGAGCCCACTTCCACTATGTACCAcctaattctgtattttatcaGCCCTTTCATCTCCCTAGAGTCCCCTTCTCAGCACACAGTGTTCCCGTAATTCTCACCACACAAATATTTGCTGGCCTTCTTACAACAAGGACACTCAGCAAACCAGCCCCTTTCCaagtggaaggggaaaaaacccTCATCCTTAAACTCAGTGATCACACAGCATCTGACCTTCAGGTGTCACCTCCCATCCAGTTCATTCTGCCACTGGAACCCTCTCAGGATGCTGTTTGTTGTCTGCAATAGATCTCAGTTGTGATCCAGCCATGGAAAGCTAGCTCTGGGAAACGGAACAGCTCTGTAACCTTCCACTGATGAACATGAGCTGTGTATTCACTTCTCTAAGGCtggttctgttttttaattttgatgctAGGGTAAGCCCCTCTGTTCCAGCTTAGAGCAAAATGGTGTGATACTGCTCAtagcagcagacaatcctttCTCCAAACACTTCTCAGGCTACATTTCTAACTCCCTGTAAAATAATCCACCCAGACCAAGGTTCCTTGGCAATCAAGGACCATCACCTGCAAGTAATGTCTGAAAAGAACAACAGAGCCTGAGGATTAAGACTTTCAGAGACACATGGCGCCGTGCCAGGGCCCACATCTCTCTATTTGCACTCCTATCTGCAGAAGTCaggcatatttttttcaaacatgtAACTTTTCTGAAAAGTTGCAGAAAAGGCAGATGAAAGCTAAGAGCATCCTCAGTTCCAAAGAACCCTTGTTCCAGCAGGATCTTTTCTCTTTGACGTACACAGAGCTGGCAGAAACTTGTCGTTTTACCTTCAGGAGGTATTACATTCAAAAACCTTGCAGAAGgaaacatcatttaaaaatgtgcttCAGTATTACTGATATATGATGGTTTCAAAATAGAATTTACTCGGGGGGAGTTGGCAGGGGCTGTCTGGAGCAGATGCAATTCCTGACAGTTTCACTGCCTGCTCTTCAGAGCTGAGACTGGGTCAATCTGCAGTCGTGCCAAatccaggcagctgctgctgtccttgcaGAGCTTTATAACCACACAGACTGTCCTGGGCTGGGAActgacagaagcagcagccctgggcaaCCGCCTCGCTGGGCAGTTTGGCTTGCTCAGGCTGTAGGGGTACTGCATATGAGGAGCCAGGGGACTCAGATGCCAAGCACAGAAATCACAGGGAGATAGAGCGTGTGTTTTAAATGCCATCTCAGTACAATGAGAGGGTGAACAAGCTGTAAATGCGTTAGAGTTGTGGAAGGAAGTAGTGAATAAGCAAGATAGGTGTGGAAGTGGTAGAGCCAGCTAGAAAAATGGCATACACGCTGAGATGGCACAGAGAGGGGAGTAGCAGATAAGGAGCAAAGGCACTGGACTGGGAACGAGATGCTATTACGAATGGACACTAAGAAACTAAGAAACTACTCAGGCATTGCTGTTCTTTAATGGTTGCTTTTTCTGGATCCCTTGGACTGTCCAGAGGCAGAAGCTTTGGGACTTGAGCAGGCCTCACCTTCTGACACGCTTTCTTGGAagcatttttctgaaagaaaaaatgaaaaaaaaaatacacaacacaAACCAAAGCCATTAAAATGCAGAGTAATATTGTGCCCAAGGTATTACATTTTCAACAAACCAATTAATCTCTCCTACTTTGATGTCAGAGAGGATGCAATGAAGGACTAAGGGAAGAAGTTTTAATTCccactttttctccttctccacgTTTTATATCTGAGCAGATCCAGCTGAGAAAGGAGGCAAGGACATGCATTCATCCCCAACAAACCTGCCACCTAAGGAAATCACTGCCACATCACATGGGCAGGACCAGTACATGAGCAGTGTTCAAAGAACTGGAGACAGCAAGGGTATCCTGTGCTACAATCACAAAAGGTATGTGAGTGTGAAGGGACCTGGAACTTTCTTTTCTACCCAAAACCTAGTGGTCCTAAGCAGATCTTTTTGACTGTAATAGGGAATGCTTACTTACAAGGAAGATGAAGCCAATTACAGTGGTTTCCTATATCTAGAGTAGATACAGACCCTGTGTCATATGTCAAAATCAAACCAAATGACTTTCAAAACCAGATGGATTTCAGCAGTTCTTTCTGCCTCAATCTGGAATTATGGTAAAAGCCTCCTTGCTTGGCCTCTGCCAATGAGTCTAGACAAAACCCTAGAAATTGTGCAGGAGGAAAGGGGCCTGCACTAAATGGAACACATGAATGAGGTACCCTCACAGATTGCTTCCCTCTCTCAGTCCAGGAGAGGATCCAGAATACTGATTATCCCGACCTTGTTCTTCTTTGGGTGTAGCTTCAGGGACAACTTTACCTTTTTTCTCCAGCTCACTCTCTAGCTCCTGGATTTTCTCCAGAGCTTCTCCCAGCTTCTTCTCAAAACCTTCAGCtctctcctctgctttctgAGCACGGATCTCTGTTTCTCTGAATCAAAGAAGCAAAGATAATGCTGAAACCTCAAATCTAAGCAGCTACTGGCAGGATAcctaaaagaaagatttataaaGCTGAAGCGTTCAGTAGGATTGAATGACTCTATAAAACACATTTATGGTTTCAGAGAAGGGCACTGTTAAAAGATCTATAAGGGACAGGGACTTCGTGGCACAGCTATGTAAACCCTGCAAAGTGAATTCATCTTAAAACTCTGTTTGCTAGCAAAGGGTGAGATACTGATCTGCACTGTGCAAGGATAAACACAGAGTGCAGTTAATTCTATTAGCCAGGCTAACGGGCAGGGTTGCCCCAGATAGTAGCATCCTACCAGTGCTAACAGGACCCAAACTATTAAGAAGtcttgagagaaaaacaaacaaacaaacaaacaaaattatcaTGAGTATCTCTGCAATGTACCTCAGGAgtacacaaagcaaaaaatctGCACACGTATGGACAGCTGACAGCAGCTCTGGTCCCAGAGTAAAATGGGTCACATTTTAGCTAACATAAATCACAATCAATCTCCCAAGACAATCAGTAGGGAAGGAAACCCAGAGTTAAGCCAACAGAGATGGGTGAAGCCCAGAGTTAAGCCAACAGAGATGGGTGAAGCAGAACTTTACAAGAAAGCAGAACGGCCTGGGGTGAAACCCTGCTCTGCTCATGCCTCCAGCATAGGAGGAGTACTTACAGGAGCTGCACTTGCAGATGTTCCAGCATGGCAAGGGCTTCaaactctttctgagaaaaggGAGTTGACGACTTGCTGGCAGTCATCTCC contains the following coding sequences:
- the NPHS2 gene encoding podocin; this encodes MLLNTENQMRMDERSRSSSRESRKRNREPLATRKKREKRESSREANKETGDVEQEKKKEIKSIAGTDGRVHTSTVVDVDDVISDEEMEAMMLLDSERHEEGIKSPGLGICEWLLTILSFLFIVMTFPISVWFCMKVVREYERAIVFRLGRLLPGRARGPGLFFFLPCLDTYHKVDLRLKTLEIPFHQVVTKDMVTLEIDAVCYYRLENASLLLTTLTGVSSAIQLLVQTTTKRLLAHRAFSELLLERKSISQEIKVALDAVTGLWGIKVERTEINNVQLPAEVRQSLAVEAEAQRQAKVRVIAAEGEKAASESLRMAAEILSSAPAAAQLRYLHALHSLAAEKPAAFILPLPLDPMNLISPATHSSPGASSLTTDTTKLPEGVKDKKDSPML